The following are encoded in a window of Roseivirga misakiensis genomic DNA:
- a CDS encoding DUF983 domain-containing protein, producing the protein MKTRTHCEVCNVRFEKEPRFFDGAMYISYAFSVGLFLVSAFIIYAFFHPVSENVYLIAIISEVFLLYPLMFRYARIFYLYIFGGLKYKSELERTENN; encoded by the coding sequence ATGAAAACACGAACACACTGCGAAGTGTGTAATGTGAGATTTGAGAAGGAACCACGATTTTTTGACGGGGCTATGTACATCAGTTACGCATTCTCCGTTGGGTTGTTTTTAGTGAGTGCATTCATCATTTATGCATTCTTTCATCCTGTTTCTGAAAATGTTTACCTCATCGCGATAATTTCGGAAGTATTTTTGCTGTATCCGCTAATGTTCCGATACGCTCGAATTTTTTATCTGTATATCTTCGGTGGACTGAAGTACAAAAGTGAATTAGAGCGAACGGAAAATAATTAG
- a CDS encoding cytochrome C oxidase subunit IV family protein gives MEQTTTNVVVQPAQKSVIRGIWKIALFMALITAVEYLFAFLMDAGTLRSIIFIGLTIWKAFFIVSEFMHLGHEVKGLMYSVVLPMIFIVWLIVALVNLEGAAVKDARGIVDVDQPSTEHVESDH, from the coding sequence ATGGAACAAACAACAACTAACGTAGTCGTTCAACCGGCACAAAAGAGTGTAATTAGAGGCATTTGGAAAATTGCCTTGTTCATGGCACTGATTACAGCTGTAGAGTATCTCTTCGCTTTTCTAATGGATGCAGGAACCCTAAGGTCAATCATATTCATTGGCTTAACGATTTGGAAAGCATTCTTCATTGTATCAGAATTCATGCACTTGGGGCATGAAGTAAAAGGATTGATGTATTCAGTAGTACTACCAATGATTTTCATCGTTTGGTTGATCGTAGCACTTGTAAACCTAGAAGGTGCTGCTGTTAAAGATGCTAGAGGAATTGTTGATGTAGATCAACCTTCGACAGAACACGTTGAAAGTGACCATTAA
- a CDS encoding DUF420 domain-containing protein has product MAEQKKSMFWIKLLSVAIPLAVAVLLGLPTKLDLGDWVYTLPHVIGGINTLTSICLILAFVFVKKKNIELHKKFNGAAFILGAIFLLCYVTYHASAESTSYGAEDASKYVYFFFLLTHIALSIGVVPLVLLAFYYALNGMIDRHKKIVKYTFPIWLYVSVTGVIVYLMISPYYTH; this is encoded by the coding sequence ATGGCCGAACAAAAGAAATCTATGTTTTGGATCAAGCTACTATCTGTAGCTATTCCATTGGCGGTAGCCGTGTTATTAGGTCTGCCAACCAAACTTGATTTAGGGGACTGGGTTTACACGCTGCCACATGTCATCGGCGGTATCAACACTCTAACATCTATTTGTTTAATTCTGGCTTTTGTTTTTGTCAAGAAGAAGAATATTGAACTTCACAAGAAATTCAATGGTGCGGCTTTTATACTAGGCGCCATCTTTCTATTGTGCTATGTTACTTACCATGCTAGTGCGGAATCTACATCTTACGGAGCTGAAGATGCTTCTAAGTATGTCTATTTCTTCTTTTTACTTACCCATATAGCATTGTCAATAGGCGTTGTGCCGTTGGTATTACTCGCGTTTTATTACGCATTGAACGGAATGATAGATCGGCATAAAAAGATCGTAAAATATACGTTTCCAATCTGGCTATATGTATCAGTAACTGGTGTTATTGTTTATTTAATGATCAGTCCATATTATACACATTAA
- a CDS encoding sensor histidine kinase — translation MITLVIDEAIFSDQKRRVDPQEQITENLHLELNRLDDHIESISNDAIVDLNRLFNRFKPDEELPYFIYENGNVIYWSTNSFVPKYGTLDGTYIYRFIDLKSGQFIARRKVINSAENRIVEIYALLPLSSVVPLNKSFEEFGLNGKIFGRSSFALADTESNPNLNIYSPQGTFLFSFSGTERMKIDYPSFSTFIFILYLIAIVAFIWSGFLYSQKLVEHNRPYFALALVTLFLLVTRLSMLRYEYPLSIIEWSLFEPDSYASSWWQPSLGDFILNQIAILVVVSYGYTVFVKRLMHRAQTKLIHTILPLVVLVAALLYFISQLESLLVNSQWSFDVAKDISFTPFKVIVYFALFIVAITPFLIGQYLSKSYRLIENGRVVNILLVTLLLLSIAIGLIFEMQVALILSMLFGYLLIVYNFKLSDQLDKVNYSTFLYFFIAAFLMASVSTAILTTHIVEDNIQEKQSQATRLMTKNDLLAEFLLSQAKENIKDNIAIQTGISSPFTPKEPIRQVIQRKYLGDYFDKYEIEILLFNGRGRAINSNTYDSYQGLRKQYAVPANGTDFEGLYHFRQSYPFTVNQYILFNEIKRYNATVGYIIIKLDRKEQLNNSILPRLLLDETFEANQEENFDYAFYDASGLSSSSGNFNYQRYFNVSRLANPALYEEGLIIDGYHHLAVRSDGNDTYVISNPVYPTKYLITNFALFFLLMVAAIIMIFGVSGVFYNIRKTSTTISAKIQILLNFAFFLPLIIVSIVVLRLVNKTVEEKIETQYLSITESAANNLANQLQAFLEGQNENNETLESRITEISQYAQADINLFNINGRLIATNQRLIFENDLLASFANPNAMANIAESGNKEQLSEERVRDLRYKATFFGIRSNEDDRLLGILSMPFFESEKQLKSEQRDILSNILNAFTFIFVIFVILSFLASRILTYPFKYLTQRIKSTTFSTLNEPLEWQANDEIGLMVREYNKMLLNLEKSKKALAMSEKESAWREMAQQVAHEIKNPLTPMKLKLQHLKRVLAQAPDVSSDFNKPIDSLLSQVETLSDIATSFSSFAKMPIPISERLDLVEELRKAVRLFKGDNITLNTNIPKQPVWVLGDTKLLGRIFNNLILNAAQAVPKDMSATLSIEVIVTHNKARITFEDNGAGIPDDIKEKIFIPKFSTKEEGSGIGLAIAKRGVEHAGGSIWFDSTLGRGTTFYLEFPLTD, via the coding sequence ATGATCACGCTCGTAATTGACGAGGCTATATTTTCTGATCAGAAAAGGAGAGTAGACCCGCAAGAACAAATCACAGAAAACCTTCATTTAGAACTTAATCGCCTCGACGATCACATTGAGTCAATCAGTAACGATGCTATCGTAGATTTAAATCGGCTTTTTAATCGATTTAAGCCCGATGAAGAGTTGCCTTACTTTATCTATGAAAATGGAAATGTTATTTATTGGAGTACCAATAGCTTCGTTCCAAAATATGGTACGTTGGACGGCACCTATATTTATCGATTCATCGACCTAAAGAGCGGACAGTTTATCGCTCGGCGAAAAGTGATTAATAGTGCCGAAAATAGAATCGTTGAGATATATGCGCTTTTACCACTCTCGTCGGTCGTACCACTAAATAAGTCTTTTGAAGAGTTTGGTTTAAATGGAAAGATCTTTGGCCGTTCTTCATTTGCGCTCGCGGATACTGAAAGCAATCCTAACCTCAATATCTATTCTCCACAAGGGACCTTCCTGTTTTCGTTTAGCGGAACGGAGCGAATGAAAATTGACTACCCTAGTTTTTCAACCTTCATTTTTATTCTTTACCTCATTGCCATCGTGGCCTTTATCTGGTCGGGCTTTTTATATAGCCAGAAATTGGTTGAACATAATCGGCCTTATTTTGCATTGGCACTAGTGACCTTGTTTCTCTTAGTTACAAGGCTAAGTATGCTTCGGTACGAATATCCATTAAGCATCATCGAATGGTCACTATTCGAACCAGATAGTTATGCATCTAGTTGGTGGCAACCGTCATTAGGAGATTTCATACTAAACCAGATTGCCATTTTAGTTGTGGTGAGTTATGGGTACACCGTGTTTGTCAAGCGATTAATGCATAGAGCGCAAACTAAGTTAATCCATACCATCCTACCACTGGTCGTTTTGGTGGCAGCGTTGTTATACTTTATTTCGCAACTTGAATCTTTGCTGGTTAACTCACAATGGTCTTTTGATGTGGCCAAAGATATCAGCTTTACGCCTTTCAAAGTCATTGTCTATTTCGCCCTATTCATTGTCGCGATCACACCATTTCTTATCGGCCAGTATCTTAGCAAATCTTATCGCCTGATTGAAAATGGAAGAGTGGTGAATATACTCTTAGTAACCCTTTTGTTGCTCAGTATCGCTATTGGTTTGATCTTCGAAATGCAAGTAGCGCTGATTCTGAGTATGCTATTCGGTTACCTGTTAATCGTTTATAACTTTAAGCTATCCGATCAACTGGATAAAGTAAACTATTCGACGTTCCTCTATTTTTTTATTGCTGCATTTTTGATGGCCTCCGTTAGTACGGCTATTCTAACCACACATATCGTCGAGGATAACATTCAAGAGAAGCAAAGTCAAGCCACAAGGCTAATGACTAAGAATGATCTATTGGCTGAGTTTCTGTTATCACAAGCAAAAGAAAACATAAAGGACAATATTGCGATTCAAACAGGAATCTCAAGTCCATTTACCCCAAAAGAGCCGATCAGACAAGTTATTCAGCGGAAATACTTGGGCGATTATTTCGATAAATATGAAATAGAGATTCTTCTTTTTAATGGCCGAGGTAGAGCGATAAATAGCAATACATATGATAGCTATCAAGGATTAAGGAAGCAATATGCTGTCCCAGCGAACGGAACCGATTTTGAAGGTTTATATCACTTTAGGCAGAGTTATCCTTTTACGGTAAATCAATACATACTTTTCAATGAGATTAAGCGCTACAATGCTACGGTTGGGTATATCATCATCAAACTCGATAGAAAAGAGCAGTTGAACAACAGTATTCTCCCGAGGCTGTTGCTGGACGAAACTTTTGAGGCCAACCAAGAAGAGAACTTTGACTATGCTTTTTATGATGCTTCGGGCCTCTCTTCAAGCAGTGGGAACTTTAATTACCAGCGCTACTTTAATGTAAGTCGTCTAGCAAATCCAGCTTTATATGAGGAAGGCTTAATCATAGACGGTTACCATCATTTGGCAGTTCGAAGCGATGGAAATGATACCTATGTGATCAGTAATCCAGTTTACCCGACAAAATACCTAATCACCAACTTCGCGCTATTCTTTTTACTCATGGTAGCGGCTATCATCATGATTTTTGGCGTGAGTGGAGTGTTCTATAATATCAGAAAAACAAGTACTACAATATCTGCCAAGATTCAGATACTGCTGAATTTCGCCTTTTTCTTACCATTAATCATCGTAAGCATAGTCGTGCTTCGGTTAGTGAATAAAACAGTCGAAGAAAAGATCGAAACCCAGTATCTATCAATTACGGAAAGCGCCGCAAATAACTTAGCCAATCAGCTACAAGCATTTCTAGAAGGCCAAAATGAGAATAACGAAACGTTAGAAAGTAGAATTACCGAAATAAGTCAATATGCTCAGGCCGACATCAACCTGTTTAATATCAATGGACGCCTGATAGCAACCAACCAAAGGCTCATATTTGAAAATGACCTGCTGGCATCTTTTGCAAATCCAAATGCTATGGCCAATATCGCGGAGTCTGGAAACAAGGAACAACTCAGTGAAGAGCGAGTAAGGGATTTAAGGTATAAAGCGACATTTTTTGGAATTCGATCCAACGAAGACGATAGGTTGTTAGGGATACTCAGTATGCCATTTTTCGAATCCGAAAAGCAGCTGAAATCTGAACAACGAGATATTCTGTCAAACATATTGAATGCCTTTACATTCATCTTCGTCATCTTCGTGATTCTCTCGTTTTTGGCCTCACGAATCTTGACCTATCCTTTTAAATACTTGACACAAAGGATCAAGTCTACGACGTTTTCTACGCTCAACGAACCATTGGAGTGGCAAGCCAACGATGAGATCGGTTTGATGGTTCGGGAATACAATAAGATGCTCCTGAATTTAGAGAAGAGTAAAAAAGCACTAGCCATGAGCGAAAAGGAGAGTGCTTGGCGTGAAATGGCCCAACAAGTAGCGCACGAAATTAAAAACCCATTGACACCAATGAAGCTAAAACTTCAACATCTAAAAAGAGTGCTAGCCCAAGCTCCAGATGTTAGTTCAGACTTCAATAAGCCAATCGATAGTCTTTTAAGCCAAGTGGAAACGTTGAGCGATATTGCCACCTCGTTCTCGTCATTTGCTAAAATGCCTATTCCGATCAGTGAACGGCTGGACTTGGTAGAAGAATTAAGGAAAGCTGTCCGACTGTTTAAAGGAGATAACATCACCCTAAATACAAATATTCCAAAGCAACCCGTTTGGGTATTAGGAGACACCAAGTTACTGGGGAGAATTTTCAATAATCTGATTTTAAATGCTGCTCAAGCCGTACCAAAAGATATGTCAGCAACACTCTCAATTGAAGTAATTGTGACACATAATAAGGCACGTATAACCTTTGAAGATAACGGAGCAGGTATTCCTGACGACATCAAGGAGAAGATTTTTATTCCTAAATTTAGTACGAAGGAAGAGGGCTCTGGAATAGGTTTAGCTATTGCCAAACGTGGGGTAGAACATGCCGGTGGGAGTATTTGGTTTGATTCAACTCTTGGAAGGGGTACCACCTTCTATTTGGAGTTTCCGCTAACCGATTGA
- a CDS encoding MlaE family ABC transporter permease: MQNLGKYVLFLGALFKNRESFKTYAKLTIDECILVGLNSIVLVSIVSIFMGAVSTLQTAYNLVNPLIPDNVIGLVVRDLTILELAPTITGIIFAGKVGSSIAGNLGTMRITEQVDALEVMGINPISYLVLPKVVATLMMYPFLVILAGSLAIGGGYLAAEFGGVLSTADYLTGLRLEFNEFSVYFALIKSVVFAFLVSTISAYMGYYTKGGALEVGQSSTRAVTVSCIAILFSDFVLAQLLLV, from the coding sequence ATGCAGAACTTAGGTAAGTACGTTTTATTTCTCGGAGCCCTTTTCAAGAACCGCGAGTCTTTTAAGACATACGCCAAGCTGACTATTGACGAATGTATTTTAGTTGGTCTGAATAGTATTGTGTTAGTCTCCATAGTCTCTATTTTCATGGGAGCTGTATCCACTTTACAAACAGCCTATAACTTAGTCAACCCACTTATTCCAGATAATGTCATCGGGCTGGTAGTGAGGGATTTGACCATTCTCGAACTGGCTCCAACTATCACTGGAATCATTTTCGCGGGTAAGGTAGGATCGAGTATCGCTGGAAACTTGGGCACCATGCGAATAACAGAGCAAGTAGATGCTTTGGAGGTCATGGGCATCAATCCGATTTCCTACTTGGTTTTACCTAAAGTTGTCGCAACACTGATGATGTACCCTTTCTTGGTTATTCTTGCCGGTAGCTTGGCCATTGGTGGTGGTTATTTAGCGGCAGAATTTGGCGGCGTTTTAAGTACAGCGGATTACTTAACTGGTCTGAGACTTGAATTCAATGAGTTCAGTGTTTATTTCGCCCTGATCAAGTCAGTCGTATTTGCCTTCCTTGTTTCAACTATTTCCGCTTATATGGGGTATTATACTAAGGGTGGAGCTTTAGAAGTAGGTCAGTCAAGTACAAGAGCAGTGACTGTTAGTTGTATTGCAATTCTCTTTAGTGATTTTGTATTAGCTCAATTACTTTTAGTCTGA
- the ispG gene encoding (E)-4-hydroxy-3-methylbut-2-enyl-diphosphate synthase, which translates to MPMNSSVASTKKYCDSLVQYSRRKTIPVKVGDVVIGGDNPIVVQSMTTVDTMDTMGSVEQTLRMVEAGCEIVRITAPSLKEAENLRVIRNELRKRGCNVPLVADIHFTPNAAELAAQIVEKVRVNPGNYADKKRFENIEYTDETYEAELERIRKRFTPLVELCKAHGTAMRIGTNHGSLSDRIMSRYGDTALGMVESALEFLRICEDLSYDQIVISMKSSNAQVMVEAYRLLVNKLEEEGLKPYPLHLGVTEAGEAEDGRIKSAVGIGTLLEDGLGDTVRVSLTEEPEFEAPVARKLVDRYATRNNHEVIPDIDESPIDPFAYHKRSTREIINIGATNVPRVIADFSTLKAVGIKDLKAIGHFYLPEPDKWTMNDQGADFVYSGSRVIPFMLPNGIRSLIDYPVWIGLDDKKNRHPVYTLTQLQEADQCDDTLNFLKLNAADLDADTMAILEADNLVVLLETTNDHNMPALRRFFFELEKRVLKVPVIITNQYQVEDEEQFLINASTDIGGLLVDGFGDGVMLSANASDNLDTLKLKNQTAFGILQAGRTRMTKTEYISCPSCGRTLFDLQETTAMIRKRTDHLKGVKIGIMGCIVNGPGEMADADFGYVGSGKGKITLYKGQDVVKRGVPSEHAVDELIEIIRADGKWMEPQAVEM; encoded by the coding sequence ATGCCCATGAATTCGAGCGTAGCTTCCACTAAGAAATATTGCGACAGTCTAGTCCAATACAGCCGTAGAAAAACTATTCCTGTTAAAGTTGGTGACGTGGTTATCGGTGGCGATAACCCCATTGTTGTGCAATCTATGACCACGGTTGACACAATGGATACCATGGGTTCGGTGGAGCAGACCTTGCGTATGGTAGAAGCCGGTTGCGAAATTGTTAGAATCACCGCGCCAAGCTTAAAAGAAGCTGAAAACCTCAGGGTAATAAGAAATGAATTAAGAAAACGTGGATGTAACGTTCCGTTGGTTGCGGACATACATTTTACCCCAAATGCTGCTGAGCTGGCTGCTCAAATCGTGGAAAAAGTTCGGGTTAACCCAGGAAACTACGCTGATAAAAAACGATTCGAAAATATAGAATATACTGACGAAACCTACGAAGCTGAATTGGAGCGAATTCGTAAACGCTTCACACCATTAGTCGAGTTATGCAAAGCCCATGGTACAGCCATGAGGATAGGCACTAATCATGGATCGCTTTCGGATAGAATCATGAGTCGCTATGGAGATACGGCTTTGGGCATGGTGGAGTCAGCCCTAGAGTTTTTAAGGATTTGCGAAGACCTTTCTTATGATCAGATTGTGATCAGTATGAAGTCCAGTAATGCACAGGTAATGGTAGAGGCCTACCGCCTTTTAGTTAACAAACTAGAAGAAGAGGGTTTGAAGCCGTATCCACTCCACTTGGGCGTTACTGAGGCAGGAGAGGCGGAAGATGGTAGGATAAAATCTGCTGTAGGTATCGGTACGCTGCTGGAAGATGGTTTGGGAGATACCGTCAGGGTCTCGCTCACCGAAGAACCAGAGTTTGAAGCACCCGTTGCTAGGAAACTGGTCGATCGGTACGCGACAAGAAATAATCATGAGGTGATTCCTGATATCGATGAATCCCCCATTGATCCTTTTGCTTATCATAAAAGATCGACAAGAGAGATTATCAACATTGGGGCAACCAATGTGCCACGCGTAATTGCGGATTTCAGTACGTTAAAAGCTGTTGGGATAAAGGATTTAAAAGCTATCGGTCATTTTTATCTCCCAGAACCAGATAAGTGGACAATGAATGACCAAGGGGCAGATTTTGTGTATTCAGGATCGCGAGTCATCCCGTTTATGCTACCCAATGGTATCCGGTCCTTGATTGATTATCCAGTTTGGATTGGTTTGGATGACAAAAAGAATAGACATCCAGTTTACACGCTAACGCAACTGCAGGAGGCTGATCAGTGTGACGATACATTGAACTTTTTAAAGTTGAATGCCGCTGACCTTGATGCCGATACAATGGCCATTTTGGAGGCGGATAACTTGGTGGTTTTACTAGAGACTACAAATGACCACAACATGCCTGCGTTGAGAAGGTTCTTTTTCGAATTGGAAAAAAGAGTCTTAAAGGTTCCAGTGATTATAACTAACCAGTACCAAGTGGAAGATGAGGAGCAATTCCTGATTAATGCTTCGACCGATATTGGTGGATTATTAGTAGATGGATTTGGAGATGGGGTTATGCTTTCAGCAAATGCCTCAGATAATCTTGATACCCTAAAACTGAAGAATCAAACGGCTTTCGGAATACTTCAAGCAGGTAGAACTCGAATGACCAAGACCGAATATATTTCTTGTCCGAGTTGCGGTAGAACACTTTTCGACTTACAAGAAACTACGGCAATGATTCGTAAACGTACGGATCACTTAAAAGGTGTGAAGATTGGCATTATGGGCTGTATCGTAAATGGTCCAGGAGAAATGGCCGATGCAGACTTTGGTTATGTGGGTTCGGGTAAAGGTAAAATCACTTTGTATAAGGGTCAAGATGTGGTAAAGAGGGGAGTCCCTTCGGAGCATGCAGTTGACGAATTGATAGAAATAATTAGGGCAGATGGTAAGTGGATGGAACCGCAAGCCGTAGAAATGTAG
- a CDS encoding ABC transporter ATP-binding protein, giving the protein MIEVKNLVKSFEDKIILDDVSGIFEQGKTNLIIGASGSGKSVMLKNIVGLYQPDSGQVLYNGRNFVNADRDKKTEIRREIGMLFQGGALFDSKNVEQNVKFPLDVLTDMPEDEKLDRVNFVLKRVKLENTNKRMPSEISGGMQKRVGIARAIVNNSKYLFCDEPNSGLDPRTSIQIDQLLQEITDEYKITTIIVTHDMNSVMEIGEYILFISDKKKLWEGSNEDIMHSGVEALDDFVFANKMMRRFKGMS; this is encoded by the coding sequence ATGATAGAAGTTAAAAACCTTGTAAAATCCTTTGAAGACAAAATCATTCTCGATGATGTCAGTGGAATTTTTGAACAAGGTAAAACGAACCTCATCATTGGAGCGAGCGGATCCGGTAAAAGTGTGATGCTCAAAAATATAGTAGGCCTTTATCAGCCAGATTCGGGACAAGTACTCTACAATGGAAGAAACTTCGTAAATGCCGATCGCGATAAGAAAACTGAAATTCGACGTGAAATTGGAATGCTTTTTCAAGGCGGAGCTCTTTTCGATTCCAAAAATGTTGAGCAGAATGTAAAGTTCCCGTTAGATGTGCTCACAGATATGCCTGAAGACGAGAAGCTAGACCGGGTAAACTTTGTATTGAAACGGGTAAAACTGGAAAACACTAATAAAAGAATGCCATCCGAAATCAGTGGTGGTATGCAAAAGCGTGTCGGAATCGCTAGAGCGATCGTAAATAATTCGAAATACCTCTTTTGCGATGAACCCAACTCTGGTTTAGACCCCAGAACCTCTATACAAATAGACCAACTCTTACAAGAAATTACAGATGAGTATAAAATCACCACGATTATTGTGACTCATGATATGAATTCTGTGATGGAAATTGGTGAATACATTCTTTTCATCTCTGATAAGAAAAAACTCTGGGAAGGAAGTAATGAAGACATCATGCACTCTGGCGTAGAGGCATTAGATGACTTTGTTTTTGCCAATAAAATGATGAGGCGATTCAAAGGAATGAGCTAG
- a CDS encoding sulfurtransferase → MKKLQHLSFIAILLTAFVNTSFSQGSQIFVDQSWLQNHQSDANLVLLHVADQKSYDAGHIKGAQLINPPEFTVVRDGLYWELPETSKMDSTLASKGINTDSRIVLYYGGDDHAATFRLFFTLDYFGLADRVSILDGGLKGWKSNNLPITKEQPTVEPTSIGTVKLKRSKKIKVDKKYVRKSADKGDINLIDARRATFYSGSEYGNYKRGGHILGAGNICWLDVVDENMFIKDKSVLDQMYQSQGVADGEQVVAYCHVGLRASTIYTLAKYLGYSARLYDGSFNEWDTLPEEYKVENGK, encoded by the coding sequence ATGAAGAAGCTTCAACACCTTTCATTCATCGCAATTCTGCTAACAGCCTTTGTCAATACATCTTTCAGTCAGGGTAGTCAGATATTTGTAGACCAGTCTTGGTTGCAAAACCACCAATCTGACGCCAATCTGGTCTTGTTGCATGTAGCGGATCAAAAGTCATATGACGCTGGCCATATTAAAGGTGCACAGTTAATTAATCCTCCAGAATTTACTGTAGTAAGGGATGGTTTATACTGGGAACTTCCTGAGACTTCTAAAATGGATTCTACGCTAGCGTCTAAAGGCATAAATACTGATTCAAGGATTGTGCTCTATTATGGAGGAGATGATCATGCGGCTACTTTTAGGCTTTTCTTTACCTTGGATTATTTCGGTTTAGCCGATCGTGTAAGCATTTTAGACGGTGGCCTAAAAGGCTGGAAATCGAACAATCTGCCTATTACTAAGGAACAACCTACAGTTGAGCCAACCTCAATCGGAACAGTGAAGCTCAAAAGGTCTAAAAAGATAAAAGTCGATAAAAAATACGTTCGTAAGTCGGCTGATAAAGGTGATATCAACCTCATAGATGCTAGAAGAGCCACTTTCTATAGTGGGTCAGAGTATGGGAATTATAAAAGAGGTGGGCATATTTTAGGAGCAGGAAATATTTGTTGGTTAGATGTGGTCGATGAAAATATGTTTATCAAAGACAAATCAGTATTGGATCAAATGTATCAATCTCAAGGCGTTGCCGATGGCGAGCAAGTTGTGGCTTATTGTCATGTGGGCTTGAGAGCATCTACCATTTATACACTTGCCAAGTATCTAGGTTATAGCGCTCGTTTATACGATGGCTCTTTTAATGAGTGGGATACGCTTCCTGAAGAGTATAAAGTCGAGAATGGTAAATAA
- a CDS encoding cytochrome c oxidase subunit 3: MATTATVSKRVLWGGGMEPLKASYGKLMMWFFLLSDAFTFSGLLITYAFLRWSAPAYKGDPEAFTFSTEYWPIPEKVYEAFPGFHGVELPLVFVGLMTFILILSSVTMVLAVEAGHRMDKKNVVKWMLWTIIGGFAFLSCQAWEWSHFISGTDVATIGDVLINGIWVTDYEIVGANLNYSQYGPPAFAALFFFITGFHGFHVFSGVVFNILIFFNAANGMYERRGHYEMVEKVGLYWHFVDLVWVFVFTFFYLI, from the coding sequence ATGGCAACTACTGCTACAGTAAGTAAAAGAGTCTTGTGGGGAGGAGGAATGGAACCTCTCAAAGCGAGCTATGGTAAGCTGATGATGTGGTTTTTTCTACTATCAGATGCATTTACCTTTTCTGGTCTCTTAATTACTTATGCCTTTCTAAGATGGAGTGCTCCTGCTTATAAAGGTGATCCGGAAGCGTTCACATTTTCTACAGAATACTGGCCAATTCCTGAAAAGGTCTATGAGGCTTTTCCTGGTTTTCACGGTGTTGAATTGCCACTGGTATTCGTAGGTCTAATGACTTTCATCCTGATTCTAAGTTCCGTGACAATGGTACTAGCCGTAGAAGCTGGTCATAGAATGGATAAGAAAAATGTGGTGAAGTGGATGTTATGGACCATTATAGGTGGTTTTGCCTTTTTAAGCTGCCAAGCTTGGGAATGGTCTCACTTTATCTCAGGAACAGACGTAGCCACTATTGGCGATGTGTTGATCAATGGTATTTGGGTTACTGACTATGAAATTGTAGGCGCTAACTTGAATTATAGTCAATACGGGCCGCCAGCATTTGCGGCACTGTTCTTCTTCATTACAGGATTCCACGGCTTCCATGTATTTTCTGGAGTCGTATTTAATATTCTTATCTTCTTCAATGCTGCTAACGGCATGTATGAAAGAAGAGGACATTACGAGATGGTCGAAAAGGTTGGTTTATACTGGCACTTTGTAGACCTCGTATGGGTATTTGTATTTACATTCTTCTATTTGATCTGA
- a CDS encoding SDR family oxidoreductase translates to MRKLAVISSGTKGIGRATVEKFYMAGFDIVTCARSQADLEALKLELEKPDLGTVHISATDMSKKSDVERFAEIVKSLNQPVDVLLNNTGIFIPGAVHEEAEGSLEQMIETNLYSAYYLTRALIGGMKSAQNGHIFTTGSIAGIQSYANGGSYSISKFALHGFTKALREEMKPHGVRVTSLLAGATYTASWEGVELPEDRFMKASDIADAIFNTNALSKQTVVEEILLRPQLGDI, encoded by the coding sequence ATGAGAAAACTAGCAGTAATTAGTAGCGGAACTAAAGGAATCGGACGAGCGACAGTGGAGAAATTTTACATGGCTGGGTTCGATATAGTTACTTGTGCTAGAAGCCAAGCGGATCTTGAAGCTCTGAAGCTGGAATTGGAAAAACCTGATTTAGGAACAGTCCACATATCAGCGACGGACATGTCTAAAAAAAGTGACGTAGAGCGTTTTGCAGAAATAGTAAAATCCTTGAATCAACCAGTGGATGTGCTCTTGAATAATACTGGGATTTTTATTCCTGGTGCTGTACATGAGGAGGCCGAAGGCAGTTTGGAGCAAATGATTGAAACGAATTTATATAGTGCCTACTATCTTACTAGAGCGCTTATAGGAGGTATGAAAAGTGCTCAAAATGGTCATATATTCACTACTGGGTCCATTGCCGGTATTCAGTCCTATGCTAACGGCGGTAGTTATTCTATCTCAAAATTTGCACTGCATGGATTCACCAAAGCACTTCGTGAAGAAATGAAACCACATGGTGTCCGTGTCACTTCTTTACTGGCAGGGGCAACATACACGGCGAGTTGGGAGGGAGTGGAACTACCAGAGGACCGATTTATGAAAGCTAGCGACATAGCCGACGCTATTTTCAATACAAATGCTTTATCCAAACAAACGGTGGTTGAGGAAATCCTTTTAAGACCACAATTGGGTGATATTTAA